TTTTGTTTCTTTTTAATATATAGCTTCTTACGAAAAAATAAATAATTCCGATTAAGATGATAAAAAATAAGTCGAATAGTTTTTTTCCCTTTGTTAGGTTGTAAACTAAGGTTCCAGTAAAGAAGACGGCACTGATTGTTCCGAGGATTACCGATATCAAAATGAAAGAGCTGCTTAAAAGTCCTCCCTCCTGTTTTTGCACTTTGAGAATACTTCGAATGATAATGATACAATAGAGTTGGCCGATCACAACTAAAAACCATCCGATCGTGGAATAAGTTGCAAGTATTTCCAGGTTGTGATTTAAAAAGAGACCGAAGCAGGCAAGAGCATATATGATTGTGAAAGTTGCCGGATAGGATAAACCGAATTGATTTTTATTCAGAATTGCGGGAAAAATTTTATCCTCCGTCATGGCATGAAGGGAACGGGATACGATTAAGAAAATTCCATTTAAGGAAGTTACCACTGCAAGCATGGGACCTCCCAACATAAAGATGATAAACTCAATCGAATTCAATTTTGTTTTTACAACTTGAACAAGAAGATCTTCCGATTCGAAATTGTGATTCCTTTCCAAATTTGATACGATCGAGAGACTGAAACTTATGTATAAAATCACTACCAAAGGATAAGATAAGGAAAACGCTCTTACTAAAACGGAACGTGGATTCTTTGTTTCTTTTCCCAATTCTACAATCGCGTTGGAACCGAAAAAAGTAAAACTGAGTAAGGACGCGGCACTTAATAGTTTTGTAAACTTGGGAAAAGAATCGAAGGAATATATTTTAATATTGCTTATATCTGTTATGCGAAAAATGCAGAATAGAAGTGCGATGACCAAAACGGACACCATTATATTCTGAATGATTAAGACAGGTTTGATTCCGATTAAATTTAATAGATAAAAAAAACTGAGAATTCCGAATGCCCAGATCTCTTTGGATCCAAAAGGAAAGAAGTTTTTGGTAATCTCCGCCGCAGTCAATGTAAAGAGAGGGATTTGGCCAAGGCATGCTGTCAGAACAAAAAACCAAGCGATGATAAATCCGAGCATAGGAGAAAGGAATCGGCTTACGTAAAAATAATTTCCACCGGTTGCTGGAAGGAAAGCACCTAACGAAGCAATGGGGAAGATGATGAAAAACATCGGAACGGCAGCAACCAGGTAAGCTACCGGCAAAAAGAAGCCTGTTTCTTTGGCAAGGGTACCTGTTAGAACGAAGAGTCCTCCTCCGATCGTCAGTCCAACGGACATGGAAATCAATGCGAAAAGGGAGAGTTTATGTTTCCCTTCGGGCGGCGGGTTCTTCATTAGAACATAGGAAGAATTGATCCGGAACTTCGCAAGAAGAATATCCGTTATAGCGAACGGTATTTGTGTTATGGTGGAGGTAGTTGGGAATATTCTATCCCCGCCCTGAATTTGGGTGGGGTACTAGACCCGCCACCCAATGTGTTCCTTTTATCATAAGCCTTGATTTTCCTCAAATCCAAACCGGAAAATCGGAGAAATTCTTTTAAAAAGTTCGCTTTTCTGCCCGGATTTTTAAAAATAGTTTGACCCTATGTAGTTTAATATTAAACTATTAATCGTCTAAATAACTAAAGGATACCAATTATGTTAGAAACATTACTTGCTACAACGAATGATATTGCTCCCTTGATTCTAAGAATTACTCTTGGGATCGTGATTTTTCCTCACGGAGCTCAAAAACTACTCGGATGGTTTGGAGGATACGGATTCAAAGGAACTTACGGATTTTTGACAAGCCAGGCTGGCCTTCCCGGAATCATTGCTGCACTTGTGATTATCGGTGAATCGTTCGGATCGGTGGCACTCATCTTGGGACTACTCACTCGATTTTCCGCCATTTCCATTGCGGTGATTATGATTGGCGCTGCGTTACTTGCCCATAGACAAAATGGATTTTTTCTCAATTGGTTTGGTGCTCAAAAAGGCGAAGGATATGAATTCCACCTACTTGCAGCAGGACTTGCAATTGGAGTTGCAATCAGCGGTGGGGGAGCTTTCTCACTCGACCAAATCATATTACAAGCATTATAAACCTAATTTACTTTTATTAAACCATCTAACGTTATGTAATGTTAGATGGTTTTCTTTTTTTACAATCTTTCGAATCGTTCTCTCTTTTGAAAAAAAATCAAACTTACGTGGTTCTACTTAAAACTTAGTCCGAGTTTTGTATTTATACGTATAGATATTGCTTTTTATTATATTAATATATACTTATTATTTGGGAGTGCATTATGAAAAAGAAATTTATGTTTTTGGCAACAGCATTGGTATTAGCAGTGTTTGTATCGGTAAATTGTAAGAAAGACGAAAAAGATGATTCGACAGGAGTTGCTGCATTACTACTTGCTGCTTCCGGTTCGGGCAGTTCAACATCCAATTGTGTTAATCTTCCTTCCAAGTGGACGGGGACAGGAGGAACTGTACCAGGAGTTTATAATTGCACTGTTTCCGGTAAGGTTTATACCTGCATACCGACAAGCGGAAGCACTGTAGTGGTTACATATGCAAGCGGCACGGCAGGTGCTTTGGGGCCTGTTGATTTTCCAGGATTGACCAATCAGTATGCAACTAGAGGTATCACATCGAAATTGGTCGGTACTTCCAATAATACATTTACGTATAATACCTCCAATCAACAGACAGCTCATGATGTGGGATCGGGCACGATAACCGTTTCCAATTATGATTCCAACGGATTTCCTAAATCGGCAAGCAATGGATTTACGATTACATATACATATGCTTCCGGAGGAAAAATTCCAAGCACAGTTGCCTTTCAAGGTAATGAATATACTTACGACTCGAAAGGGTGGCAATCCAAGTATGCGTTTGATCCTACGATTGCAAATGTAATTACAACTATAACAGCAGAAGGTTCTTTGAGTATTTGCAACTAGTTTGGTAAGGTAAATATAAAAGTGATTCTCGTTCCTTCTTGGGGACGGGAATCGATTAAAAACTGTGCATTATGAGCTTCTACAATTCTTTTAACGGAAGACAATCCGAAGCCATGTCCGTTTTGCTTTGTTGTGGATAGTTTTTCCAAATGGATCTTTTCCAAAATTTCTTTACTTATACCTTCTCCGTTATCGCTGAAGATAAGATAAAGAAGTCCGTTTTCTTTTTCGGATTGAATTTTAAACCAACCGGAATAGGGAACTGCATCGTAAGAATTGCGTGCCAGATTTAAAATCGCAGATTTGATTTTGAAAGGATCGATCGTCAGATTTTCCTTATAATTCAGTTCATAGATAAGTTCGATTTCTTTGTTTTGAAATAGATTTATAATATCCGGTCGCAACGAATTAAGATAAGATTCGATCGGGATTTCCGATTTTTTCAAATGAAATTGGTTTTTGGCAAAATCAAGTATATTCTCCGTTATATTTCTGATTTCCTCCAATTCTCTTTTTAAATGGGAATCCGCATTCGGATTGGAAAATTTCAAACTAAGAAGTCTACTTTGGATGTCATGAACGATTTCCGAAGTGAAATGACCGACCACGGCGAGTTTATCTCTTTGTTTTCTTTTGATTGATTCCTTTAACAGATATTTCATTTTTTCTTTGCTTTTCAAACTGAACCTGTAGGTTTTGCTTGATTCCCTTGCCAGATAAAATGCTTGTATGAATACAAATACGAACATTCCGAAAGAGATTGTGTTGGTGGTATTGACCAAATGCATATAATATAAAATATCGTTAATTGCAAAAATAAAAATAAAGCTCATTCCGATAAGCAGCAGTTTCACTCCTTCCGCTTTTTTTCGTATGATCGCTCTACCGCATGCCACATAGTGATAAATGGAAAAAGTAAGGTAAATCAGATCAAATAGGCCCAATGTTTTCGAAAATACCGATACGGGAAATACGATAACAACTCCTACAAAACACAAACAAAGTGATGCCGCCGCATTCGTAAGTTGTCCGGATATGACTTCGGGAAATATCAAATGCATATAACGGTAGAATAGTGGGCAAGCAAGATAAAAACTTAAGTAGTCTAACTTTACGATTACACTCCATGGAGTTTCTGGAAACAGATAGAGTAGAATCCTTTCATCACTGACTAAAGGACGAATACTGGAAACGAGAGCAGTCAATCCGAAATACAAAAGACTTTTTTCTTCATTACGTATCCAATAGAATAACAAATGTAATATTCCAGTGATGAACAGTGCTCCGAATAAGAACAAGTCGTAGCTCAATCGGATCCAAGTCGATTTTTGCATCGAATCCGCCAAACCGATAACAGGCGGTTTCCATATCCCGCCTATCGTATGTTCAAAGTTGGAAGCATGGATGAGAAGCTCTATGTTTTGGTTCGTGACTTTCGGGAGAATGACTGTCTTTTTTTCCCATCGGGGAATCGAATTTTCTTCGGATTGGGATGGATTACCGGACTGAACCAGAAATTCACCGTTTACATACACTTTATACGCAGTATCCGCTTCACTGAGATGGAGTGCTAGTTTCGAATTTTCTTGTAATTTGGCCGGGAGTAAGATATGTAAACGATATGTCGCAAAACCGTAACTAGAGTTAGTTGATTGATTCCAGTAGGAAGGCATGCGTAAATAGGATTTTTCTTTTTTCTCTTTTCCCGGTTCCAGCCAATCCATCCAATAAAATTCCCAGTCACCCGAAAGTTCAATCTGGTCTTTGGTTTCAGGATTCCATGCGGAAAGATCCAAATATCCCAATTTTGCTCTCTCGGAAAAAAAAGATTCCGATGAACAATTTGTTGCTATTATTAGAAACAGAAAAATGTAATATTGTCTTGTTCTCTCAAAAAAGAAAGTCATGATCCGCTTTTATCTGATAGATGACCATCCTGCAATTCGTAAAGGGATTCAGTCAATGATTCAAAATATTCCCGATTTCAGTTTAGTGGGAGAAGCTTCTTCGGCGGAAGAGGCGATCGCTGATTTTTCATTTAAAAAAATCGATATTCTGATTTCCGATATGATTTTACCGGGACAAAACGGTCTCGTGATTTTTGAAAAGATTAAAGCCCTTCAGCCTCATGCCAAAGTGATTTTTATTACGATGATGAAAGATTGGGATATGGTGAAAAAAGCGTATTTGCTCGGTGCTGATGGCTATATTCTCAAAGATAGTGATTCGGAATACATTGAAGCATCCGTTAAGGAAATCATTGCAGGTAAAAAAGTTTTTCCGGACGGAATGGTGTCCATTTTGCCCTTGGGATCCGAATGGGAAGATACAAGAGCCAAATTGCAGGATCTCTCCAAAAGAGAAAAAGAAATATTGGAGCTAATCGCCAAAGGAAATTTGAATCGTGAGATTGCTGAAAAACTAGGCATAAGTATCCGAACCGTGGAAGGCCATAGATCCAATCTAATTGAAAAGTTAAACTTGAATTCCGCACAGAGTTTGGTTCGGTTTGCAGCGAAAGTTTTCGGCTAAAAGTCAAAAATTTATTTTTGCAATTCCAAATACGGAGTAAATGTTTCTTGGACAAAAATCCTACTGGATTTCGAAACAGGTAGTAAACAAAATGACATCGGCAAAATATGAACGTGAAAGTACCGAAAGCATTTGGGTCTTCCTTGCATCTTATTCTTGTTTATTTTTCCATTGCCGTCTTATTTTTATTTTGTAAGTCCCCCGATTTGGACAATCAATGTGATTCTACATCCAAAACGTACCTTGATTTACTTACCTTAGAATCTTTTTTTGAAATAGATCTGAATCCTTGTATCAAATTGCCGGATAAAACTGTTTGCGAACTTTCCATTTTACAATCGATTCAGACGAAATATTGGTATTTGGTTCAAAATGAACTAAAATTGCAGGCTGCTCTGGGGACAGGATCACCTACGACTAGTTTTGTGCCATCTCCTACAACCGGAACCGCCAAATGGTTGGGAGGAGTTCTCGCACCGAATGGGAAGATTTACGGGATTCCTTACCATGAAAGTAATATTCTGGTGTTTGATCCGGTAACAAACACTTCTAAATTAATCCCTTCTCCTCTCACCGGAACCGCCAAATGGGAAGGAGGAGTTCTCGCACCTAACGGGAAAATATACGCGATCCCCAGGGATGCCGCTTCCATATTGGTGATTGATCCGGTGACCGATTCGGTAAGTACATTTCCTTCCCCGGTGACTGGCACTGCGAAATGGCGTGGAGGGGTACTCGCTCCCAATGGAAAGATATACGGATTACCTGTAAATGAAAGTTCCATATTAGTCATTGATCCTTCCGCAAACATAGCTTATAGTTTTGCTTCTCCTGTGACGGGAACAAATAAATGGGAAGGAGGAGCCCTTGCACCCAATGGAAAAATTTACGGTATCCCCCTTGATACCGATCAGATTTTAATCATCGATCCGACAAATGATACCGCCACAACCGTTCCCAGTCCGAAAACAGGTCTTGGAAAATGGAGACAGGGAGTTCTTACTTCTAGTGGTTTGATTTTCGGGATTCCTTCTACGGAGAATACGTTTATGGTCCTCAATCCATCAACTAATTCAAGTTACTATTTGAATCTGTCGGTATCAGGAACCAGCAAATGGCGCGGAGGGGTTTTAGCCCCTGATGGTAAAATCTATACTATGCCTGCCGATGCATCCGAGGTTTTGATTTTTGATCCTGAAACATACGTTAGTTCAACAGTGCCTGGCGGAGCCTCTTTCGGAAACAAATGGGGGGACGGAATTTTGACTTCTTCCGGAAAAATATATACAATACCTCATACGAACAACGACTTTCTTCAGATCGACACCGCCGCAAAAGGCAAATTTTGCAACTCTATATTGTTAAGCGGTTATTTCAACAGGTATTGAACTGAAAAAACATACGGAAAAAGTTCGTTTCCTACGAGGGATTTTCGACGTAGGGAAGATGGGTAGTATTAGTTATGAATAAGTAGACGTAACTACTTTTTCGTGAAAGAAGTTTGTAGCTAAAAATCTAAGGTTCTTCGAAATTGAAAAAAGTATTATCTTGGAAAATCGAACTTACAAGATAATCAAATCTTCCCGGAACGGGATCATCAGGATGAATACGTGAGCAGACCTTTTAGAGTGCTGGGCATTCAACAAATAGCAATCGGCGGCGAATCGAAAGAAAAACTTTCCAAATTTTGGGTGGAAATTATGGGACTTACAAAAGTTTCGGAATACCAAAGTGAAAAGGAAAATGTAAATGAAGACATTCTCTCCATGGGGAAGGGACCTTATAAAGTTGAGATTGACTTGATGCAACCGATTGATCCGAACAAGAGTCCCAAAGTTCATGATCCTAAACTCAATCATATCGGTCTTTGGATTGATGATCTGGCGAAAGCTGTTGAGTGGCTCGGTTCCCAAGGAGTTCGTTTTACTCCCGGAGGGATTCGCAAAGGTGCGAGCGGGTTTGATGTATGTTTCATCCACCCGAAGGGAAACGAAGAGTTCCCCTTATCGAGTGAAGGAGTGCTTGTGGAACTGGTCCAAGCTCCTGCCGATGTGATTCAGGCCTTAGGATAGTTTTTTTTATCCTTAGAAGTAACAGTCCAAACAAAATATAGAATCAAGGCGAGTGTGGTGAGAATCACAAATTGTGCTAAATGCACGACTGTGGCATATACAAACCCCTCGCCAGGATCTCTCCCCAATAGAATAAATCCGGAAATTACAGACGCATGGAAGACTCCTATCCCGGAAGGAGCGGAAGGAATCGCAACTCCCATCGCACCTACAAAGATAAATAACAGACATTCCATTGCAGTGAAATCCATTCCGATCAATTTTCCTGTGACCCAATAGCTGATCGCATAACCGAAGGCCCAAGTGGGAAGACAAAGCAAAAGAGGTTTGATTAGTTTATCTCCGCGTAAAAAATCACTGAATTCCACCAAATGATGATCCAGTTTTGTTTCATATAGCGATTGTTTGTTGATAATGGAAAATAACTTTTTGAATAGATTGCGAATCGGTTCCAGAAATAATCTGAGCGAAACTAGTGCAACGATCATTGCAACAATCACTGTCCCCGATACTAAAATCAGACTTAGGTTCTTGGCTTCACCCAGTCCTAAAAAAATCAGTGCAACCGCACCAAGAACCACTACTGTTCCCAGATCCATCACCTTTTCCAAAAATAGTTTTGAAACCAAGTTGGGCAAAGGAAGACCGGAATCATTTTTGTTTATGATCAATCGTACGACATCCCCTCCGCGTGCAGGAAGTACCATATTGAGTCCTACACCTGTGATGGAAGAAACAAAGGAAGCCCAGAGACTGATTTTTTTATCCAAGAGAAAATACCAACGCAAGGAAAAAGGAATGAAAGCCCAGAGATTGGTAAATATAAGAAGCACAAAGTATTCCCATCGAATATTTCCTTTTATCCTTTCAAACTCCTTTAGATCGAAATTTTTAAGAAGAAAAAAAATTGCGATCCCGGAAACAGTCGCACCTAAAATCCATTTTTTCATAAATCCTTTTCCTTTTGTATATTAAATGATCAAATCTTTGTCTTATCCTGGTGGCCAGGCCAGATGTCTACCGGCTAACATGTGAAAGTGAAGGTGAAAGACCGTTTGTCCTCCGTCCTTTCCGCAGTTATTTACGATCCGATAACCTTTTTCGTTGACTCCGAATTGGAATGCAAGTTTCGGAATCTCTGTAAAAATTTTAGAAATGATTCCCGCATTTTCTTCCCTTATTTCGTTTGCGTTTGTTATATGTTTTTTGGGAATGATCAGTAGATGCAAAGGTGCCTGCGGTGTAATATCATGAAATACCAAAATATCTTCATCTTGGTATTCGATTTTTGCGGGAATTTGTCCTTCCGCGATTTTACAAAAAATACAATCATCGTTCATTCTGGTCCTCTCATTCCGTGGGAAAAAACCAAACTTGCTGCGCCGAGACTACCCGCCAAGTTCTTTCCCCGTTTTATCTTCAATCTTTCATTTAGAACCGGAAAGATCCTTGCTCTGATCTTGTGAGAAAGATCCTCTCCGAATTGATCCCAGGATTCGGTAATACCTCCTACAAATACAACTCCTTCCGGATTGAGTAAATGTATGGCATTTCGAACGGTTTCGGCAAGGCAGAGAATGCCGAATCTTAAAATTTCTTTTGCGTCTTTGTCTCCGGCTTTTACCAAATCGAAAAAATCGGCGGCATTCGTCAGACGATTGTTTGTTTTTTCGGCATAACGGTTGATGAATCCTCTTGTGGAAAAATAACTTTCAACGCAACCTTTTTGCCCACAACCGCAGATTGCACCGTCTATAACGGATGTCATGTGGCCGATCTCGATCCCGTTTCCTTTGTATCCTGAAAAAAGTTTTCCCTTGTCAACAAACCCGCCGCCGATACCTGTTCCCAGAGTGAGGACAAGCAAGGATTCATAAGATTTCGATTCACCGAAATAAGATTCACCTAATGCAGCACAGTTGGCATCGTTTTCGTAATAAACGGGTAATGAAAAACGATCACGAACTGTTTTTGAAATAGGTACGTTTTTTAATAAGGGAAAATTGGCGCTGGATAGCAAATAACCCGTTTCCGAATCCAAAGGCCCGGGAGAACCTATGCCGATCCCACGAATGTTTTTTTCCTTTAACAAGGGACTGATGGTATTTTGAACGATTTCTAAAAATCGGGCATTGGATAATTCTCCGCTTGTTTGCAGAACCGATTTGTCCAATTCTTCGCCAAGCCGATTGAATAAACCTGCTTTGACCGATCCGCCGCCGATGTCTACACCAATGGCCAGGTCTTCTTTCATTTTCCTTTGATTACCTGGTCGAATTTTCCCGACTTCATTTCATAGATCGTTTGCGCATCGAAAGCGAGTTTCATATCATGAGTCACTAAAATGATGGATAGGTTTTTTTTGTTAAATTCATTTAGCAGAAGTTGCACGAGATAACTGTTTTCAGGATCCAAATCCCCTGACGGTTCATCCGCCAAAAGAATCGAGGGTTCGTTGATCAGTGCACGTGCAATTGCCGTTTTTTGAATCTGCCCTCCGGAAAGCTCCCGGGGAATCATATGTTGGATGGATTCCAATTTCAAATGGCCGAGAAGATAATCGCATTTTCTTTGGTATTCTGCATTTGAAAATTTACGGGTGAATAATCCGGGAAGAAGTATGTTTTCCCGAATGCTGAGGTTTCCTACAAGTTCGGAAAATTGGAAAACCAAACCGAAATCACGCGCTCTGATTTCCGCAAGCTCTCTTTGGTTCAAAGAACTTAGGCGGCGGTTGTCGTAGAGAATATCTCCTTCCGTAGGAGATAACATTCCGGTCAGCAGAGAGAGGAGGGTTGTTTTTCCCGAACCGGAAGGACCGATGATGGCAACGTAATCCCCTTGATTCACATCGAAAGATACGGATTGTACGGCAGCTTCTTCGGTGTATCTTTTGACCAGATTGTGGACTCGGAGTAACATTATTTTTGTCTCCGAATGGATTTATATGGATCTGTAAAAGTAGTTAGGCCTACAGTGGGTATGGAAATTAGGAAACCGAATAGGACGAGAAAGGCAAACCCTGAAAAAACTGCCAAAACTTCCTTACTCAAATGAGTGGGATTCAGATCGATTAGGAAATAGCTGGAAATAACGCCCAAAACCGCACTCGGTAAAAATAAGCAGAAAAGAGCCAAAGTATGCAGCCAGATACATCCGGTTCTATTTCCCCCGACAGCCATCATGACTCCGATATCTCCGATTCTATGAAGGGTGTGGAAGAAAAAGAGACTCGCAATCGAACTCAAGCTTGTGTAAAAAAGAATTTGCGGACTTTGCTCAAAGGAAACGATACTAGATAGAGAGATACTTCCAAAAAGATGGAAATGAAGACGCACGGAGATAAAAAACAGAAGGAACAGTACCGATGCTACGCTACCGTAGGCAATCGAGTAGAGGCGGTCTCGGAGGAGAATCCTCCAGGCAAACGAAAAATACGAAAGTGGCGTCACGATAGAGTCATAATTGTCCTGTTGGCGATTTTTTCCAACATTAAATAGGACCAAGGGAAGTAGGCGAATTTGGCATTTTTTATCTTTGTTGGTACGGCAGTCATCCTACTCGGATTTTTGCTTAGTTTTATCATCACACAGAAAAGGGACAGCTATAGTAAGGCGCTCGGCCTGGCAGCGCTAGGAAACTATCTGGATGCGCGTGCGATGGTACGCGAAAAATTGGAAGAAGACCATCAAAACCCATACGGCCATTTTGTGATGGCAAAAATTTATTCGATGGAAAATGACCCGTTGAATGAAGCAAAACATCTTGAAATTATAAAGAAAAACAACCGTTATACGAAAGAAATCGATTTGGTCACTGTTTCCAACCGGGTTGCAGATATATATTATAATAAAGACTATTTTGAAGAGTCCTTTTTTCACTATCTTGATACTTTACAATCGGATAGATCCAATCCGGTGGCATGTATGCGCTTGGGTTTTATGGCTCTGGGACAAAAAGAATTCAAAATCGCGGATCATTTTTTTTCCAGATTGCCCGAAGAAAAAATGAACTCGTCTCTATATTTTATTGCGAAAGGTGTGATCTCAGGTGTGACCGGAGCAGGAAAGGAAAGAGGGTATTTTGAGAAAGCATATGATTTGGAAAAATCAGCAGTCTCCGGATTTTTATATGCGCTCTCGCTTTCCCGTGAGAACAAACACAAAGAGGCAGTAAAGATCGGAACTGCCGTCGCGGATCAAATAGAAGACGAATACGTCCGTTATACGATCTTTCAATTTTTAATGACGGAAGCAATTCTCCAACAGAATTTTCCCGACGCTTTGAAATACTCGCGACTGTGTATGGAAATGGCAAGGTTAAACGGTTGGACGAGTGAGATGATAGAAAGCAATATTCATTTTTCCATGGTTTCCATCTACATGGGTCGTTATGATGAGATTTCCGAGTATTTGATCGAGGCGGAAAGCGAAAGATTGGATGATCCGGAAGTCATAGCACTTGCCAATCTCAAATACAAATTGGAAAGAGGGGTTGGAAATATGGATTCACTTTCCAATGAATATGATCTTCCAAAGGAATTGAGTCTTCTTTCCGTTAGCCTATTTCCTAACTCCCGTTATTTTGAATTGAGTGGAATGAGATCTTCCAAGCCCTTTAATCTGAAGGGACTTGTGGATGAGAATGGAAAAAAACTAGCAGGCAAATTGGACATGGTAGGCAAAGATAAGTTCGAAAAATTTATCGCCATGACCGGAACTCAATTTAAAAACCAGGTGACTCGAATGATACTTAGTCTCGGATACAGAGTCACCAAAGAACTTGCCAATCCGGAAGGAGACGGTGTCAATCTGCTTTGTTCTTCGAAAGAGGATGTGAATCAAAGAGCATTGTTTCGAGTCAGAAAATGGAAAGATGCAAAAGTGTCCGATGTATTTATCCGGGATATGATTCAACAAATGGAAGAAGGAGGCGCCACCAAAGGATGCATCATTGGAAACTTTGAGGTCACTGAGGGTGGAAAAAAAATGATCGCATCCAGCGGCAATTCCATGGAGATCATTACCGGCGACAGGTTTGAAGAATTACTCGATCGTACAATGTAAATGAGACTTTTGTATCTTATCATACTGATCGTAGGATTTTCTTTTGTCGGATGCAATTCCAAAGTAGCGATGGAAAAAACGCCTAAAACTGCGGATATCCCACCCAAGGAGAATCCGAATTGTCCCATTCCTTTGCAAATAGGAAAGCTATACGGTCGTTATGCGGATAAGGAAGAAGCAAAACGGATTTATATTGAAATTGAAAAGTTGCTTAGATCCATCTGCCTCGGTCATTTGAATGATTTACCCGATATGATCTTTCCAAAGATGGGATTGTTTGTAGATGCCAAGGCACATTGGACTCGGGAAGAAGTTGTTTCCGATCTAAAGAACAAAGACGGGTATTTCAATGTATATTTTTTCGATTCGGACCGTTTGGATGAAAAAAAGGGGAGCCGGGGAAATCTTACCATCCAACAAGCATTGGTTAGCTCCGGAGGAATTTCTATCGATTTTCATTTTGATTCCGCTCTGGAATCGGAGCTGCAGTTTCGGTTTTCCGAAAATCCCAAAAATGTACGTTATCTGATCAATCCCATTTTCGGAAAATTCGAAGGCAAATGGATGTTGCT
The nucleotide sequence above comes from Leptospira kobayashii. Encoded proteins:
- a CDS encoding APC family permease, which encodes MKNPPPEGKHKLSLFALISMSVGLTIGGGLFVLTGTLAKETGFFLPVAYLVAAVPMFFIIFPIASLGAFLPATGGNYFYVSRFLSPMLGFIIAWFFVLTACLGQIPLFTLTAAEITKNFFPFGSKEIWAFGILSFFYLLNLIGIKPVLIIQNIMVSVLVIALLFCIFRITDISNIKIYSFDSFPKFTKLLSAASLLSFTFFGSNAIVELGKETKNPRSVLVRAFSLSYPLVVILYISFSLSIVSNLERNHNFESEDLLVQVVKTKLNSIEFIIFMLGGPMLAVVTSLNGIFLIVSRSLHAMTEDKIFPAILNKNQFGLSYPATFTIIYALACFGLFLNHNLEILATYSTIGWFLVVIGQLYCIIIIRSILKVQKQEGGLLSSSFILISVILGTISAVFFTGTLVYNLTKGKKLFDLFFIILIGIIYFFVRSYILKRNKTNFNHLNANPIQTLKQNEALK
- a CDS encoding DoxX family protein encodes the protein MLETLLATTNDIAPLILRITLGIVIFPHGAQKLLGWFGGYGFKGTYGFLTSQAGLPGIIAALVIIGESFGSVALILGLLTRFSAISIAVIMIGAALLAHRQNGFFLNWFGAQKGEGYEFHLLAAGLAIGVAISGGGAFSLDQIILQAL
- a CDS encoding sensor histidine kinase, which encodes MGYLDLSAWNPETKDQIELSGDWEFYWMDWLEPGKEKKEKSYLRMPSYWNQSTNSSYGFATYRLHILLPAKLQENSKLALHLSEADTAYKVYVNGEFLVQSGNPSQSEENSIPRWEKKTVILPKVTNQNIELLIHASNFEHTIGGIWKPPVIGLADSMQKSTWIRLSYDLFLFGALFITGILHLLFYWIRNEEKSLLYFGLTALVSSIRPLVSDERILLYLFPETPWSVIVKLDYLSFYLACPLFYRYMHLIFPEVISGQLTNAAASLCLCFVGVVIVFPVSVFSKTLGLFDLIYLTFSIYHYVACGRAIIRKKAEGVKLLLIGMSFIFIFAINDILYYMHLVNTTNTISFGMFVFVFIQAFYLARESSKTYRFSLKSKEKMKYLLKESIKRKQRDKLAVVGHFTSEIVHDIQSRLLSLKFSNPNADSHLKRELEEIRNITENILDFAKNQFHLKKSEIPIESYLNSLRPDIINLFQNKEIELIYELNYKENLTIDPFKIKSAILNLARNSYDAVPYSGWFKIQSEKENGLLYLIFSDNGEGISKEILEKIHLEKLSTTKQNGHGFGLSSVKRIVEAHNAQFLIDSRPQEGTRITFIFTLPN
- a CDS encoding response regulator — translated: MIRFYLIDDHPAIRKGIQSMIQNIPDFSLVGEASSAEEAIADFSFKKIDILISDMILPGQNGLVIFEKIKALQPHAKVIFITMMKDWDMVKKAYLLGADGYILKDSDSEYIEASVKEIIAGKKVFPDGMVSILPLGSEWEDTRAKLQDLSKREKEILELIAKGNLNREIAEKLGISIRTVEGHRSNLIEKLNLNSAQSLVRFAAKVFG
- a CDS encoding VOC family protein; protein product: MSRPFRVLGIQQIAIGGESKEKLSKFWVEIMGLTKVSEYQSEKENVNEDILSMGKGPYKVEIDLMQPIDPNKSPKVHDPKLNHIGLWIDDLAKAVEWLGSQGVRFTPGGIRKGASGFDVCFIHPKGNEEFPLSSEGVLVELVQAPADVIQALG
- a CDS encoding lysylphosphatidylglycerol synthase transmembrane domain-containing protein; its protein translation is MKKWILGATVSGIAIFFLLKNFDLKEFERIKGNIRWEYFVLLIFTNLWAFIPFSLRWYFLLDKKISLWASFVSSITGVGLNMVLPARGGDVVRLIINKNDSGLPLPNLVSKLFLEKVMDLGTVVVLGAVALIFLGLGEAKNLSLILVSGTVIVAMIVALVSLRLFLEPIRNLFKKLFSIINKQSLYETKLDHHLVEFSDFLRGDKLIKPLLLCLPTWAFGYAISYWVTGKLIGMDFTAMECLLFIFVGAMGVAIPSAPSGIGVFHASVISGFILLGRDPGEGFVYATVVHLAQFVILTTLALILYFVWTVTSKDKKNYPKA
- a CDS encoding histidine triad nucleotide-binding protein, which encodes MNDDCIFCKIAEGQIPAKIEYQDEDILVFHDITPQAPLHLLIIPKKHITNANEIREENAGIISKIFTEIPKLAFQFGVNEKGYRIVNNCGKDGGQTVFHLHFHMLAGRHLAWPPG
- a CDS encoding ROK family protein; protein product: MKEDLAIGVDIGGGSVKAGLFNRLGEELDKSVLQTSGELSNARFLEIVQNTISPLLKEKNIRGIGIGSPGPLDSETGYLLSSANFPLLKNVPISKTVRDRFSLPVYYENDANCAALGESYFGESKSYESLLVLTLGTGIGGGFVDKGKLFSGYKGNGIEIGHMTSVIDGAICGCGQKGCVESYFSTRGFINRYAEKTNNRLTNAADFFDLVKAGDKDAKEILRFGILCLAETVRNAIHLLNPEGVVFVGGITESWDQFGEDLSHKIRARIFPVLNERLKIKRGKNLAGSLGAASLVFSHGMRGPE